ATGGAGGAGGGGTCGCTGCGATGCGATGCAAATGTGAGCGTACGTCCATGTGGGCAGAATCGGTTTGGTACGCGCACCGAGCTGAAGAACCTGAACTCGATGCGTCATGTCGAACAGGCGCTGGAATATGAGATTACGCGCCAGATCGCGAGTGTCGAGCGGGGAACGCCCGTTGAGCAGTGCACTCTGCTATGGGACGCGGATGCAGGCGAGACGCGGATGATGCGCTCGAAAGAAGATGCACAGGACTATCGCTATTTTCCCGACCCTGATCTTGTTGCCGTCGAGCTCGATGACGACGACATCCAGGCGGTCCGGGCGAGTCTTCCGGAGATGCCGGACGAGAGACGCGAGCGGTTTGAGACCGATTTTGGTCTTCCCCCGTACGATGCCGGTGTTTTGACCGAGGAGCGTCAGGTGGCGGATTACTTCGAAGATGCCCTCCGCGCCCTGTTCAAGCGGACGAAGGGAGGCGATACTCGCACGCAGGCGAAGCTCGTGTCGAACTTCGTGATGACGGATGTGCTCCGCGTCGTCAACGAAGACAGTATCTCCGTTCGAGATCTTGCTGTTACGCCCCGACGCCTTGCGCAACTGATTTACCTTCGCGTGGAAGACAAGATCAGCTCCAGCGGAGCGCAGGAGGTTTTCGAAAAAATGCGTACCGATACGGACTCCTCTGCGGGCAAGATTGCAGACGAAAATGACCTGATCCAGGTGTCCGACCGTGACGCAATCGAGCCGGTCGTGGACGGCGTTCTGCAGGATAACGAGGACAAGGTCGACGCATATCTCGGTGGAAAGGAGGGGCTTTTAGGCTTCTTTATCGGTCAGGTCATGCGTACCTTCGACGGATCCCCCAATCCGGAAGTCGTCCGTGACGTACTGAAAGAAAAGCTGAACGGTCGCCGCTCTGATTGATGGTTCAGTCGTGATGATTCGGTCCGTACGTGGGCCGGCCCCAAAGATTGTTTTTCGCACCATCCCCTTGATCACTACGCCGCATCGGCGGCACCTTTTTCGTGAACCACTTTTCGATAACAAAGACCGGCGCTCCTACCGCCGGTGTTCCCCTCCCTCTCCCGATACGGTACCCGTTACTTGCTACCGTTGTCGTGATCGCGCTGGCGCTATCGATTTCTGCCTGCGGCGAATCATCGTCTGCTTCCAAGCCGGTGCAGAGCGTGATTCAAGGTCACATTACCGTCGATGCGAACGTTAGCGGAGCAACGGATTTTAGTGGATTCGAGATTCTGGTTGTTCGCCCGGACGGTCGGTCTCTGGATACTCTTGGGCGGGCGGAAACAGCGAGAGATGGCGCGTACTCGGCCGTGGTCACAGCACCGGAGCGTGGCATCTACCCGCTCGTCATACGCCGCCGGGGCAACGTGCTTCTGCGCACCGACTATGTTGTTGCAGACAAGGACACGGCGTCGATGAACATCGCCTTTCCGTTTACGGGCAACTACGTTCCCATTCGCTCGGTAGAAAACTCCGCTCTTGTTGCGTACCGCAACACGATGGGGCTTCATCGGCAGCGTCTCATGCAGCGTTTGCAGAACGACGCGTATTCGGAGAACAATGTCTCGATGAACGTTCGTCAAACGAGCAGTATTCTCTGGGGAATGCGAGAGAACTATTCCGGCACCTACGCCGCGCAGATCGCCTCGGTCGAGTCGCTCGCACTACTCGAGTCGTGGAATGACTCGCTCGTCGTCGTTCGGGCAGGACAGATCGAGCCGGCCAATCCGCGGTTCGTGACCGCAGGACGCATCGCCCGCCGGGCAGAGGCGCGACGTAACGGGCAGGAGGCGGCCGTAAAGCTGCTGGGCGACTTCAAAACGCGGGCCTCGACGGACGAGCAGCGAGCCGCTCTGCAAGCTGAACTCGTGCGGACGTACATCGATAGCCTCCAAGAAGAAGAAGCGCTTGCGGCTGCCGACGACCTCGCTGATGAGTTTGACGATTCCGAGTGGGCCGATTGGGCTGACCGAGCTCGCTACGAGGTGGAAAACCTGTTGCCTGGCAAGCCCGCTCCGGACATGGATGTGAGAACCGTTCAGGGCGAGTCGCTCCGCCTCGACGATTACGAGGGATATCTCGTCGTACTCGAGTTCTATCATCCGTCGGACGATATGTATCAGCGGCAGATTCCGACGCGCAATGCGCTGTACGAAGCAACCCGAACCGATTCTGTCGCCTTCATCTCGGTGTCGCTCGAACCAGACTCTTTGTTGAATCGGGCATTCTTCGACGGCCGAACCCTTCCCGGCAAACATGTTATTGCGGGCGATGGGGGAGAAGACCCGATCGTCGAGTCGTACAACATTGGCACGGTGCCCACGCGCTACCTCATCGATCGAGATGGTTCAATCGTTGATAAATACCCGGGGGCAACGTTCTTCTCTCTACAGGATGCCATCACCGAGCGATTGAGCGCTCGTCCCAATCGACGAATTAGTCCCCAAACGCCCTCGGCAACCTCGTCTCCTCCGGCCTCGCGCTAAGCTCAATCGATAAGAACCTGTTTGGCGAACAGCCTTCGGCCACCCAACGGGACGGACCTCCCAACGGTCGGTCTTCGCGACGCTCGCCACACGAGGCTTGGTTAGTCTTTCGCACCATGTCTAAAGCACCATTTCGAAAAGAGAAACGTCATGCCTCTGATCGGCATGAACGCCGGCGCGTACGTTTTCGCGATCCATCCGGCAAACAGGTTATGAACCCTTTACGAATCCGGTTCGATACGTACGGCCATGCCGGAGAAGTAACGATCGGGCCGCGGTAATCTCTTGATCTCCGGGTCCATTGTTTCGTAACTTATATTCTGTTTGACGCTCTTTTCGGCGATTCGCACGTGCATCCTTTTTCGAGATGCCGACCTGCTATTGGCGTGGGGGCACTTTCGCATTTACGACTTCCGAATCTGATTCTATTTGCAACATGGGTACACTCGCCTACATCAAGAACTTCATCCGGGACCGTGATGTCGCTGCCATCACACCGTCCTCGAAGTTTCTCGTTAAGCGCGTGTGCAAGTGGATTGATTTCGACACCCCGCGTCGGATCGTAGAATATGGGCCAGGTACCGGTGTATTCAGCAAGTACCTGCTCGAACACATGCATGAGGACTCCGAGTTGATTATGATCGAGGGGAACGCCTCGTTCGTTGAATCTCTGCGTGCATTTTCGGAGCCGGATCCTCGTGCGGTGGTTGTTCACGATCGAGCCGAGAACGTCCGTAAGATTTTGGACGATCGAGGGCTGGAATATGCCGACTATGTGCTTTCTGGTATTCCGTTTTCCTTTCTGGACGACGACGTCAAGCATCAGCTGATTAGCCGGACGAAAGATGTGCTAAAGGATGACGGGAAGTTTCTCGTCTACCAAAATTACAACCACATGGAGAAGCCGCTTCGGCGGCACTTCGACACGGTAAAACGTGAATACGAGTTGCTGAATGTACCTCCGATGTTCGCGTACGAAGCACTGAAGTAGCAGGATCGACGGATCCTCCGGTCGTACGGTCGGGGGCTTCACCAACTACCGCCCTCTCACGGGGACGTCTCGATAACCGTTCGACGATTGCCTTCTACTACTTATGCTGATTGCCGGAAACTGGAAGATGAATACCGACGTCGACAGCGGCACGGAGCTCGCCGCTGATATCGCCGCCGCTGTGAAAAAAAGCGACCTTGGGACGGTCGCCCTCGCCGTGTGTCCGCCATATGTTAGCCTGACGTCTGTCAGAGAGGCACTTGGCGAAACGAGCGTCGCCTTAGGAGCACAGAACGTGCATCATGAGGACGAGGGTGCGTTTACCGGTGAGGTGTCGGCGAAGATGTTGCTTTCAGCCGGCTGTAGTCACGTTATTGTCGGCCACTCCGAGCGAAGGGAATACTTTAGCGAGTCGAACCAGGATATTCAGCAGAAGGTTGCTCAGGCACGAGCGAACGGCCTCGTACCCATCCTCTGCGTGGGGGAAACGAAAGCGGAGCGAGACGCGGGGGACGCAAAGAACGTTGTTGAACAGCAATTGCGCGGTGGGCTGGCCGGCGTAGACTTCGGCGCTCCCGACGACCTTGTGATTGCGTATGAACCAGTGTGGGCGATCGGGACGGGGGACACCGCGACGCCGGATCAGGCGAATGAAATGCACGCGTTTATCCGTGGCCTCCTCGATGATTTGTACAGCAGCGCGTTTGCCGATGACGTGCACATCCTGTATGGCGGCAGTATGAAGCCACATAACGCCGAGGAATTGTTGAGCCAGCCGGATGTGGACGGTGGGCTGGTCGGTGGCGCAAGCCTGGACGCCGAGAGCTTCATTGCAATCGCAGAGCACGGCGCGTCCATTCAGGCCGGTGCCTGACACGACATTCTCGGTGTAGTATCGATAACGTATTGGGTTCTGTGACCCGTGCGCCGTTTCGGTTCGTAACCGAAGCGGCGCTCTTTGATTCAGCCAATGGGATGGACAGTTCTGAATAGGGCCAGGCTTATGGTTCGGAGGTGTGGTTGGAAATCGTGTGGCCGAATTGAGATGGGTTGAGAACATTGCACAACGCCGTGATTGTAGCAGAAGACTCACGGTTCGATTGAACCTTGCATTACGACGTTTTATACAGGCGTTACAGGACCGAACGTATACAGCGGAATCGTGTCCA
The DNA window shown above is from Longibacter salinarum and carries:
- the gatB gene encoding Asp-tRNA(Asn)/Glu-tRNA(Gln) amidotransferase subunit GatB, translating into MVHDKYEPVIGLEVHVQLDTESKVFSPDSTAFGAEPNTQVDPISLGHPGTLPVLNRRVVEYAVRLGLATRCKISRQSIFARKHYFYPDLPKGYQISQYDTPICYDGFVEIDLEAEDGETNGTGEAPDAHHATKRVGLTRIHIEEDAGKSTHTDDGSLVDYNRCGVPLLEVVSEPDLRSPREAYLYLKNLRQLVRYLGISDGNMEEGSLRCDANVSVRPCGQNRFGTRTELKNLNSMRHVEQALEYEITRQIASVERGTPVEQCTLLWDADAGETRMMRSKEDAQDYRYFPDPDLVAVELDDDDIQAVRASLPEMPDERRERFETDFGLPPYDAGVLTEERQVADYFEDALRALFKRTKGGDTRTQAKLVSNFVMTDVLRVVNEDSISVRDLAVTPRRLAQLIYLRVEDKISSSGAQEVFEKMRTDTDSSAGKIADENDLIQVSDRDAIEPVVDGVLQDNEDKVDAYLGGKEGLLGFFIGQVMRTFDGSPNPEVVRDVLKEKLNGRRSD
- a CDS encoding TlpA family protein disulfide reductase; the encoded protein is MIALALSISACGESSSASKPVQSVIQGHITVDANVSGATDFSGFEILVVRPDGRSLDTLGRAETARDGAYSAVVTAPERGIYPLVIRRRGNVLLRTDYVVADKDTASMNIAFPFTGNYVPIRSVENSALVAYRNTMGLHRQRLMQRLQNDAYSENNVSMNVRQTSSILWGMRENYSGTYAAQIASVESLALLESWNDSLVVVRAGQIEPANPRFVTAGRIARRAEARRNGQEAAVKLLGDFKTRASTDEQRAALQAELVRTYIDSLQEEEALAAADDLADEFDDSEWADWADRARYEVENLLPGKPAPDMDVRTVQGESLRLDDYEGYLVVLEFYHPSDDMYQRQIPTRNALYEATRTDSVAFISVSLEPDSLLNRAFFDGRTLPGKHVIAGDGGEDPIVESYNIGTVPTRYLIDRDGSIVDKYPGATFFSLQDAITERLSARPNRRISPQTPSATSSPPASR
- a CDS encoding class I SAM-dependent methyltransferase, which translates into the protein MGTLAYIKNFIRDRDVAAITPSSKFLVKRVCKWIDFDTPRRIVEYGPGTGVFSKYLLEHMHEDSELIMIEGNASFVESLRAFSEPDPRAVVVHDRAENVRKILDDRGLEYADYVLSGIPFSFLDDDVKHQLISRTKDVLKDDGKFLVYQNYNHMEKPLRRHFDTVKREYELLNVPPMFAYEALK
- the tpiA gene encoding triose-phosphate isomerase, producing the protein MLIAGNWKMNTDVDSGTELAADIAAAVKKSDLGTVALAVCPPYVSLTSVREALGETSVALGAQNVHHEDEGAFTGEVSAKMLLSAGCSHVIVGHSERREYFSESNQDIQQKVAQARANGLVPILCVGETKAERDAGDAKNVVEQQLRGGLAGVDFGAPDDLVIAYEPVWAIGTGDTATPDQANEMHAFIRGLLDDLYSSAFADDVHILYGGSMKPHNAEELLSQPDVDGGLVGGASLDAESFIAIAEHGASIQAGA